AAGCTTGCCGCATGTCCGCCAGACGGAATAATTGCCGCGGATCCGGGCGTAATACGGATTGCAAAACAAATTTTACCGAACATCCCTATTCATGTCAGTACGCAGGCCAATACAGGGAACAGCGAATCCGCAAAATTCTGGAAAGAGTTCGGAGCCTCAAGGGTCAATCTAGCCAGAGAGCTTTCAGCCACAGACGTTGCCGACATCGCAAAACGTTGTCCTGAAATCGAGCTGGAAATGTTCGTACACGGGGCTATGTGTATGGCCATCTCAGGGCGTTGCTTCTTAAGCTCATGGTTGAACAACAGATCCGCCAACATGGGCCGTTGCACGCACCCTTGCCGCTTTGAATACAAAGCAACAGGACTTCGAGTGGAAGAAAAAACACGCCCGGGCACCGATGTATGGGAAGCTCTTGAGCATGAAGGTCAAACAGAGATATTCGCAGCCGAAGACCTCTGTTTGATTCAATACGTGCGCTGGCTTTCAAGGCTTGGCATTGCCGCCCTTAAAATTGAAGGTAGAACCAAAAGTTCCTCCTACATAGCGCAGGTCGCGGATGTCTACAGGTCCGCCATCGACGCATCTAAGACAGGTGAACCTCTGCCGGCACGGACCATGTTTGAGCTTAGAAATGCCGCAACCCGTCCGCTCAGCACCGCATTTTTTAAAACATCAGGGCCAAGCACAATAGCTCAGCCGCCGACAACAGAAGAACGTAAGCCCATCGTTGCGAGAATTCTAGAAAAACGCGGAGATGACAGCTGGCTTGTATCGGTGAAATCGCGCTGGGAACTTGAACGGAACACCGAAGTGCTCGTCCCGGGACTGCAAAGGCCCGCAATGACCACAGGCACTTACTCCTTTGAAACTATTCACGGAGAGGGCAAGGATGTTATCCATTCCGGAACACAAGCTGTACTCAGAACAGATCAACCCGATATCAAAGTCGGATATTTTGTGCGCAGAGCATAGCGGGTAAATATTCAGAAGAGTCACCCTTTTAGGCGGTTATGATTGACCGAAGAGATTTGTTTATATAATCATAGAAGTATTAAGATCGACAGCGGTCGTTATTAAGCGGAACTATCCTGCATTCAGCTGCAGATTATTTTATAAAACACCATCATGACCTTATGTAAAATCAAGGAGAACTCAAATGCTTGTTAGAAACTGGATGACCAACGATGTTATCACCCTCACACCAGAACGTTCAATGATGAAAGCTGCTAAACTCATGAAAGACAAAGAAATAAGCAGATTGCCCATCGTTGACGACAACGGAGTGCTCGTCGGTATTATTTCTGACCGTGATGTAAAAGAAGCTTCACCTTCTAAAGCTACTACACTTGATATGCATGAGCTTTACTATCTGCTCTCCGAAATTAAAGTAAAAGACATTATGACACGCAAGACTCTCACTATATCCATTGATGATACCGTTGAAAAAGCTGCTGTTGTGATGGATGAAAATAAAATCGGCGGAGTTCCAGTTGTTGATGCTGATAACAAATGCGTAGGCATCATCACTAACACTGACGTTTTCAAAGTTCTCATTAACATTACTGGAGTACTTCACGGCGGCGTTCAGATGGGACTAGCTCTTTCTAACAAGCCTGGATCTCTCAACGAAGTGCTCGACTATCTGAAAGACAACGGCGCACGTGTGATGTCCATTTTGACCGCATTTGAACCTTCTCAGGAACACACCCGCCAAGTTTTCATCCGTATACATGATATGGAGAAGGCTGAGCTGAATAAAGTCCGTGAAGGAATCGACAAAAACTTCGATATGATGTTCTGGGTTCGTGACACTGTTCACGCTCTGACTTCATAAGATTACTCACATATATAATTCAATAAACCCTCGACATGTAATGTGTCGGGGGTTCTTTTTTGACAACACCCCATGATCCTTATATGTAGAGCGTCATATTACGCGCTACCGGGCGTTACACATTACTTCGGAGGACTTTTATGCATACTAGCCGCAAAAGCACATACATCATTCTCATTGCCCTAACTCTGGCTCTTTCCGGCTGCCAGTCCACTTATTATAAAACTATGGAAGGGTTCGGCTACCACAAGCGTGACATCCTAGTATCCGATGTGGAGAAGGCCCGTGAATCTCAGGAAGAAGCCAGCGAACAATTTAAAAGCGCACTTGAAAAATTCAGCGCACTGACCGGGTTCCACGGCGGTGACCTTCAGGAAGTATATGAAAACCTTAACGACGAATTTGAACACAGTGAAGCCGCAGCCAAAGAAGTCACGAAACGAATAGATAACGTTGAAGAAGTCGGAAACGACCTGTTCTCTGAATGGAAAGATGAACTTTCCAAATACACTAACACTAAGCTTAGAAATGATAGCAGAGTCAAACTTTCCAAGACCAAGAGTAAATTTAAGCGACTACTTTCGGCTATGCGTAGGGCCGAAAAGAAGATTGATCCTGTTCTTAATGCTTTCCGTGATCAGGTTCTCTACCTTAAGCACAACCTGAACGCTCAGGCTATTGCCTCCCTTCAGTCAGAGATAAGCACGCTTGAAACAGACATTGGCAGACTCATTGCCGACATGCAGAAATCAATTAACGAAGCGGATGCATTCCTTAAAGAGCTCAAGAAAAACAGCTAAAAAAAAGAGGGGAAGTCATAACGACTTCCCCTCAAATTAAATTCAATATCTATCAGCACCGTAATACTATCAACGCTATTTCTAAGAATAGCTAGCCCACCCAGAAACCATCTTTATCAGCTTAACCGTTAACGGCTTCCAGCTGCTTGCGGACATGTTCCAACTCATCCTTAAAGGCCTCAACACCTTCCTCGCTCAATGCCTGAGCAAAAAATGTGAGCAAGTTATCAGTATCCATGCCTAACAGAATTGAGCCGTTTGAAACCAAGCACATTTCACCCTGATCTTCCAGAAGATAAGCACGCTTTTCACGCACATCCTTATTTCTAGTTGCAACAGAGTAGCCAGTGCGCCCTTTTTCACTCAGAAAAATTTTCTCTGAAACAAGCTCTCCGCCACCTTCACAATAATTCATGGATTCATTTTGAAGCTTCCCCGCAAAAGAGATCGGACCACCGAAATCATTTTCCAAAGTGACTCGTTTAAGTCTCGCCTTTTTTTTCATACTTACATCCAGTGATTCTGCTTAAATGGGCAGTTTGAGTTGTTTAGAATTTTTCTTATCATCCTTCGCCTTACTGTGCGGAGCCTGCAAGCCGGATTCAATATATTCCAGTAAGGAACTTTCTGGAACGCGCCACTGACTGCCAACCTTAATACCACGAATCTTCCCTTCCTGAATCAGCCGGTAAGCTGTTCGTGAATGAATTCGAAGCGTGTCAGCGATCTCACGCACCGTGTATAGTGTTGGCGACGGAGTCAAATACTTATCCTAAGTTTTCAGTATTACACAACGCTGTAGCTCTTATGACATCATTTGTC
This window of the Maridesulfovibrio frigidus DSM 17176 genome carries:
- a CDS encoding peptidase U32 family protein; the protein is MNKINTESSSDNPKSMRPIDSEMPELLCPAGNMEKLSAAVTYGADAVYLGAGDLNLRSAGAGFQWEELPEAFALTKANNVEAYFCINAYPRERDLDLAKADLEKLAACPPDGIIAADPGVIRIAKQILPNIPIHVSTQANTGNSESAKFWKEFGASRVNLARELSATDVADIAKRCPEIELEMFVHGAMCMAISGRCFLSSWLNNRSANMGRCTHPCRFEYKATGLRVEEKTRPGTDVWEALEHEGQTEIFAAEDLCLIQYVRWLSRLGIAALKIEGRTKSSSYIAQVADVYRSAIDASKTGEPLPARTMFELRNAATRPLSTAFFKTSGPSTIAQPPTTEERKPIVARILEKRGDDSWLVSVKSRWELERNTEVLVPGLQRPAMTTGTYSFETIHGEGKDVIHSGTQAVLRTDQPDIKVGYFVRRA
- a CDS encoding CBS and ACT domain-containing protein, producing MLVRNWMTNDVITLTPERSMMKAAKLMKDKEISRLPIVDDNGVLVGIISDRDVKEASPSKATTLDMHELYYLLSEIKVKDIMTRKTLTISIDDTVEKAAVVMDENKIGGVPVVDADNKCVGIITNTDVFKVLINITGVLHGGVQMGLALSNKPGSLNEVLDYLKDNGARVMSILTAFEPSQEHTRQVFIRIHDMEKAELNKVREGIDKNFDMMFWVRDTVHALTS
- a CDS encoding DUF2959 domain-containing protein, which translates into the protein MHTSRKSTYIILIALTLALSGCQSTYYKTMEGFGYHKRDILVSDVEKARESQEEASEQFKSALEKFSALTGFHGGDLQEVYENLNDEFEHSEAAAKEVTKRIDNVEEVGNDLFSEWKDELSKYTNTKLRNDSRVKLSKTKSKFKRLLSAMRRAEKKIDPVLNAFRDQVLYLKHNLNAQAIASLQSEISTLETDIGRLIADMQKSINEADAFLKELKKNS
- a CDS encoding helix-turn-helix domain-containing protein, which produces MTPSPTLYTVREIADTLRIHSRTAYRLIQEGKIRGIKVGSQWRVPESSLLEYIESGLQAPHSKAKDDKKNSKQLKLPI